In one Halosimplex halophilum genomic region, the following are encoded:
- a CDS encoding TIM barrel protein, which yields MVEFAANAGIVADDGETVADGVERAAALGVDAVEFFDWAGADLDAVRAAADEHGVEIAGILAAGAGSNIDDRDAPAAVNPYDRETAVDDIERSLDAAAEVGADCLIVTVGPDQGGFAHDTQRRALERVLADVAPAAEDAGVTVVIEPLNTVVDHPGYFLESSREAFDITRSVGSDRVQVLFDAYHQQITEGDVIRNLTENVDQVGHVHVADNPGRTEPGSGEMAYGNIFDALDEAGYDGYVGLEFFATSEATTLTEGIRGTLELD from the coding sequence ATGGTCGAGTTCGCCGCCAACGCCGGGATCGTCGCCGACGACGGCGAGACGGTCGCCGACGGGGTCGAACGGGCCGCCGCACTCGGCGTCGACGCCGTCGAGTTCTTCGACTGGGCGGGCGCCGACCTCGACGCCGTCCGCGCCGCCGCGGACGAACACGGGGTCGAGATCGCCGGGATCCTCGCTGCCGGGGCCGGGTCGAACATCGACGACCGCGACGCGCCCGCCGCGGTCAACCCTTACGACCGCGAGACGGCCGTCGACGACATCGAACGGTCGCTCGACGCCGCCGCCGAAGTGGGAGCCGACTGTCTGATCGTCACCGTCGGCCCCGACCAGGGCGGGTTCGCCCACGACACCCAGCGCCGGGCGCTCGAACGCGTCCTCGCGGACGTGGCGCCAGCCGCCGAGGACGCCGGCGTCACCGTCGTGATCGAGCCGCTCAACACCGTCGTCGACCACCCCGGCTACTTCCTCGAATCCTCGCGCGAGGCGTTCGACATCACTCGCTCGGTGGGGAGCGACCGCGTGCAAGTCCTGTTCGACGCCTACCACCAGCAGATCACCGAGGGCGACGTGATCCGGAACCTCACGGAGAACGTCGACCAGGTGGGCCACGTTCACGTCGCGGACAACCCGGGGCGGACCGAACCGGGGAGCGGCGAGATGGCTTACGGCAACATCTTCGACGCGCTGGACGAGGCGGGTTACGACGGCTACGTCGGGCTGGAGTTCTTCGCGACC